A stretch of Candidatus Zixiibacteriota bacterium DNA encodes these proteins:
- a CDS encoding RHS domain-containing protein: protein MGYDAWHRRIKKSYGGATFYYIPALDGQQLSEYYSSGGWQADYVYLNGVPIARLGNSSQGGREYYLTDQLGTPQALTDSAKTVWWKTKYYPFGGLYGETISISNFAHFPGQWRESDGELTYN, encoded by the coding sequence ATGGGTTATGACGCCTGGCATCGGCGAATTAAGAAAAGCTATGGTGGAGCTACGTTCTACTATATTCCGGCTCTTGACGGCCAGCAGTTGTCCGAGTATTACAGTTCGGGCGGCTGGCAGGCGGACTATGTTTACCTCAACGGCGTCCCCATTGCACGGCTTGGCAATAGTTCACAGGGGGGCAGAGAATATTATCTGACTGACCAACTTGGTACGCCTCAGGCATTGACTGATTCGGCTAAAACGGTGTGGTGGAAGACCAAGTATTATCCCTTCGGGGGACTGTACGGTGAGACTATATCTATCAGTAACTTTGCTCACTTCCCCGGGCAATGGAGAGAGAGTGACGGGGAACTGACGTACAACTGA
- a CDS encoding RHS repeat-associated core domain-containing protein codes for MYRDSAILHIQHNWHRYYNPRIGRYYQADPLGVHGDETNLYAYALNNPLRYTDPSGLITEVIIWQPIAWGRSSFGHVSININSTSYSYSLGGMYINPTSDYIKQNTKFREGIGMILKLTLAQEIYLNDYLRTYDRDYNWFTNNSCGDPLENALENLGFNMGTIVFPVGLGNTFMDMGLVDSYNCPNSQIIGGLGHLGLEDGGRD; via the coding sequence ATGTACCGAGATAGCGCGATTCTCCACATTCAGCATAACTGGCACAGATATTACAATCCGAGGATAGGCAGATATTATCAGGCTGACCCGTTGGGGGTTCACGGAGATGAAACGAACCTGTACGCCTATGCCCTCAATAATCCGCTGAGATATACGGATCCTTCAGGACTTATAACAGAAGTGATTATTTGGCAACCAATAGCATGGGGACGCTCCTCATTTGGCCATGTATCAATCAATATAAACTCGACATCATATAGTTACTCTCTTGGGGGGATGTACATTAATCCCACATCGGATTATATCAAGCAAAATACCAAATTCAGAGAAGGCATCGGCATGATTCTAAAATTGACGTTAGCGCAGGAGATATACCTCAACGACTACCTTAGAACATACGACAGGGATTACAATTGGTTTACAAATAATAGCTGTGGCGATCCTTTGGAGAATGCTTTGGAAAATCTTGGATTCAACATGGGAACGATCGTCTTTCCTGTAGGGTTGGGAAATACTTTTATGGACATGGGACTGGTTGACTCATACAATTGCCCGAACAGTCAAATAATTGGTGGACTAGGGCACCTTGGACTGGAGGATGGTGGAAGGGATTGA